The window CAGGCGGCGCTCGCCTATGCGCGCGACCGGGTGCAGTCCGCCCGCGCGGGATCGCCCAACAAGACCCCGGTGGCGATCATCGAACACCCCGACGTGCGCCGGATGATCCTGCGCATGAAGGCACTGACCGAAGGCGCGCGCGCGCTGCTCTATTACTGCGCAGGCCAGGTCGATCGCGGCAATCTGGGCGACGTGGCCGCAGGCATGCGCGGCGAGATCATCGTGCCGATGCTGAAGGCGTGGGGCACCGATATCGGTGTCGAGGTCGCAGGGCTCGGCATTCAGATCCACGGCGGGATGGGCTTCGTCGAGGAAACCGGCGCGGCGCAGCACTGGCGCGATTCGCGCATTGCGCCGATCTATGAAGGCACCAACGGCATTCAGGCCGCCGACCTTGTTACCCGCAAGCTGGGGCTCGATGGCGGGGCGGCGTTGATCGCGCTGTTCGAAACCATTGCCCGCGAAGCGGCGGGCGAAGCCGCGCTGGCCGGTCTGGCGCGGGACTGCATCGCCATCGCCTGCTGGATGAAGGACGAAGCGAGCCTTGATGATCGTCTGGCGGGCAGCGTTCCCTTCTGCACGATGGCGGCGGTGTGCGTGGCCGGGTGGCAGCTGATGAAGCAGGGCGAAGCGGTGGCCGCAGGCGCTGCCCCCGCGCTCGCCGAGACCAAGCCGGTGACGGTGCGCTTCTTCCTCGACCGGATCGTGCCCGAGGCTGCCGGCTTGAAGGCGGGCGCGGTCGCAGGGGCCGATCTGCTCTACGCCCTGCCCGCCGCAGTCTTGGTGGGCTGAGGTGGACGGGGCTGCGCTGGAGCGGATTGCAGCCGCGCTCGAACGGCTCGCCCCGCCCCTCCCGCCGCCGACCGATTGGCATGGCGCACCCGCCTATGTGTGGGAGGGTGAGACCGCGCGGGCCATCCCGGTGCTGGACGCCTTGCCGCTCGATGCGCTTCACGGGATCGACGCGCAGAAAGTTGCGCTGCGCAACAATTGCGCCCGGTTGGCTCGCAGTGCGGCGGCGCATGACGTGCTGCTGTGGGGCGCGAGAGGGATGGGCAAATCGGCGCTGGTGCGCGCCTGTGTCGCCGATATTCAGCGCGATACGGAAGCGCTGGCGCTTGTCCAGCTCGCCCCCGGCACACTGACGAGCTTTCCTGCGCTGATCGCCAAACTCGCCCCGCAGGATCGCGCCTTCCTGCTGTTCATCGACGATCTGGGCTTTGGCGCGGATGGGCGCGCCGAGATGCTGGCGCTGCGCAGCCTGCTCGATGGCGGAATTGCACCGCGCCCTTCGCATATCCGCCTTGTGGTGACGGCGAACCGGCGCGGCATTGTCGAGCGCGAGGATACGTCCGCCGCGATCCATGAACGCGACGAGCGTGACGATGCGCTCGCGCTGGCGGATCGGTTCGGGCTGACGCTGGGTTTTCACCCGGCGGACAAGGACACCTACCTTGCGATCATCGCCGGGTTGCTCCGCCCGCTCGGCCTCGATTTTTCGGCCGAGGAAGCGATGGCCTTCGCAATCCAGCGCGGCAACCGGTCAGGGCGCACCGCGCTGCAATTCGCGACCGAGATTGCGGGCCGCGCGGGTCAGCCGATCAGTTGACGCGCTGCCCGGCCTGCTTGCGCAGGTAATCGGCCTCGAATTCGGCACGCGGATCGCGCAGCTCGCTCGGGGGCAACGACTTGCCCGTCAGCGCCGCAATCGCAGCCGCGGGTGCCGCCGAGGGCGAGCGCACGCGCCAGATGATCCCGGCAGTATCGTCCGACACCAGCAGTGCGCCATCGCCTGCCCATTCGACCCAGGTCGGACGGCCGCGCGTGGTGCCGTCGGCCTTGAGGAAACCGGTCAGCACCGGCTTGGGCTTGCCCACCGGATTGCCGCGATCGTCGAAGTCGACGAACACGACATTGTAACCCGAAGGCGGCTTGCGGTTCCACGAGCCGTGCTGCGCGATGAAGGCACCGCCGGCAAAGTTCGGCCCCATCCGGTCGCCTTCCTTGCTGAACACCATCCCCAGCGCCGCAACGTGCGGTCCCAGCGCATATTCGGGGTTGCGAACATATTCCATCAGGAAGCGCGGCATCGGCGCATCGACCCGGCGGTCGCGGTTGGTCTTGTAATAGACCCACGGCCAGCCGTACTGCGCGCCCACCGGCACGTTCGTAAGATAATCGGGCACCAGATCGCTGCCGAGCATGTCGCGCTCGTTCACGGTGGTCCACAGCTCGCCCGACCACGGGCTGAAATCGAGCCCGTTGGGATTGCGCAGGCCTGCACCGAACTGGCGCGCGCGGCCCTTGGCGAGATCATATTCCCAGATCATCGCGCGGCCTTCCTCGACCGCCATCCCGGCATCGCCGATATTGCTGACCGAACCCACCGCGACATAAAGCCGCGTCCCATCGGGCGAGAGTTCGAGGTTGCGCATCCAGTGCCCGCCGCCCGGCGCCAGATCCATCAGCTTGCGCGGCGTGCCGGTCGCCCGCTCGGCGCCCAGCGCGTAATTATAGGCCAGCACCGCATTGTGGTTGGCGACGAACAGCGTGCCGTCCTTCCACGCCAGACCTGAGGGCGAATCGAGCCCTTCGAGGATCACTTGCTTCACCTCGGCCGAGCCATTGCCGTCGGCATCGCGCAGCAGCACGATCTGGTTGGGCGATCCGCCCTTCGCGCCGGCCTGCGCCATCAACAGCCCTTCGACCCAGTTCCTGATCTTCTGGAAGATGCCCGCGGCCGGCTTTTCGGTCTTGGGCGCGCCGGTCAGCGAAACCAGAATGTCACCATTGGGCAGCGCAAACAGCGTGCGCGGGTGCGACAGCCCTTCGGCAAAGCGCACGACCTCCAGCCCCTCGGCAGCGGTGGGCGCTTCGTTTGGCTGCCAGCCCACCGGTTCGGCGATCTGGATCGTGGGGATCGTCTGCGGATTGCCTTCACGCAGCACCGGGTCGGTGCCGGCAACCTCCTCGACTGAAAGTTCGGCGGTGTCTCCCCGGCTGAAATACCAGAAAGCGCCGCCGGCGATCACGAGGACGACGACGAGAGCGATTGCGATTTTGCGAAAAAGAGCCATGTGCACCGGGATAGAGCCCGCCCGCCCCGGCGGCAAGCAACGAAAGATTGCCCGACCGATGTACGACTTCAAGCCCGATGCCGCCCAGCCCACCGCCGAACGCTATCGCGACCTCGTCGTCGCGGCCGATGCGCTGACGGCGGGGGAGCCCGATGCGGTCGCCAACATGGCGAATGTCGCGGCGCTCTTGTGGGAATTCCTGCCCGATCTCAACTGGGCCGGGTTCTACCGGATCGCACCCGCCAAGACGGGCGGCGCGAAGGAACTGGTGCTCGGACCGTTCGTGGGCCGCCCGGCGTGCATCCGTATCCCGCTCGGCAAGGGCGTGTGCGGCACCGCAGCGGAAAGCCGCGAAACGCAGCTTGTGACGGATGTCCACGCCTTCCCCGGGCACATCGCTTGCGACGCTGCCAGCGCAAGCGAATTGGTGGTGCCGGTGACGGACGCTGATGGCGCGGTGATCGCGGTGATCGATCTCGACAGCCCCACGCCTGCGCGCTTCACCGAAGAGGATGCTGCAGGGATCGAGGCGCTCGCCGCGATGCTCTCCGCGCGGATCCAGGCGTTCCCGAAACGGGACAGCGATGACGCGCGCCTTGGGTGAAATGGCGTGGCGGTGGTAGGCTTTTGCTAACCGTCAGCTAACGTGGCTGATTCAGGGGGATTTGCCCATGTTCACGCCGTTCCACACGATTTCACTCGCCGCGCTGGCGATTGCGCTGCCCACAGCCGCCCAGGCACAGGATTACGCCGATCTCCCTCCGCTCGCCCCGATGGGCGCGGCGCAGGTCGATCAGCTTCCGGCTGACATGCGCGCTGGCCCAGTCATGGCCCCGCAGCCGTCGGAAACGGTGTCCGTGGTCGACGGGGTCGAGACGATCACGCGCACGCGCTTCATCACTGCGCCCGTCGCCCGCGCCGCGGTCGCCCCCGCACCGCAGGCAAGCTATCCCGCGCCCTATTACGCCGGGCAGGCCTATGGCTATGCGCCTGCCTATGGCGCGCCGGTGGTGTTCGAACGCGATCAGTGGATCGACGAATGCCGCCGCCGCACCCGCGGGCAGAACCGCGACAACACCGGCGCGATCATCGGCGGCTTGCTTGGTGCGATTGCCGGCGGGGTTGCCGGATACGAGATCGCCGGCGCGGGCGACCGCGTGCTCGGCACCGCACTGGGCGTTGGTGGCGGCAGCTTGCTCGGCGGACTGCTGGGCAGCCTGTTCGGCGGCGAGCGGCGCAAGAACCTCTATGACTGCGAGGCTGCGCTCGACACCTATCTGTCGGGCCAGCCAATGCCCGCCACCCGGATTGCCAGCCGCCAGATTCCGGCGCCCTATGGCTATGCCGCGCCCGCAGCCTATCCCGGCGCTTATCCGTATAACTACGGCTATGCCTACGCGCCGCAGTCGGTGGTGATGGTCGCGGTCGAAACGCAGGTGCCGCAGCAGGTCGTCGTGCGCGAAACCGTGCGCGAGGAAAGCTACAGCGTGCCCGGTGCGACCCGCATCATCGAAGATAGCGGCCCGCGCCCCTCACCCAAACTGATCAAGCAGCGGTAAGGCATCGCGCCCACACACGCATTGAAAAGCCCCGCAGACCTGGTCCGGTTTGCGGGGCTTTTTCGTATGGATTTCAGGCGACGCGTGAGCTCAGATCTCGTCCCCGGTCAGCCGCTGGCACACCAGATCGAGCTGGTCGAGCGTGGTATAACGGATCGTGATCGTCCCCTTTCGCGGATCGACCTCGGGCTTGATCCGGACGCTCAGCCCCAGGAATTCCTCGAGGTGTTGCTGCACCGCCAGAATATCCGCGCTTTCGGCAGTCTGATAGGGTGCCGGTGCAGGATCTTCTTCGGCCCGCTTCGACGTCTTGCGCGCCAGCGTCTCGATGTCGCGCACTGAGAGCCCTTCGGCCACCGCCACCGCGGCAAGATCGCGCGCATCGTTGCGGCCGATCAGCGCGCGGGCATGACCGATCGTCAGCGAGCCCTGATCGACCAGATCGAGCACCTGATCGGGCAGCGTCATCAACCGCATCATGTTGGCAACGTGGCTGCGCGACTTCTCGACCATCTTGGCGATGTCGACCTGGATCATGCCTTCCTGCTCGGACAGGCGGTGATAGGCGCGCGCTTCCTCGACCGGGCTCAGATCCTCGCGCTGGAGGTTCTCGATCAACGCCAGCGCCATCACCTCGCGATCGGTCAGATCGCGCACCAGCGCCGGAATTTCGTGTAGCCGCGCCTTTTGCGCCGCGCGCCAGCGCCGCTCGCCCGCGACCAGTTCGAACCCGTTGCCGCCGGGATGCGGGCGCACGATGATCGGTTGGATCACCCCGCGGCTCGCGATCGATGCCGCCAATTCCTCGAGTGCCGCCTCATCAAAATATTTGCGCGGGTTGCCCGGCAGCGGCTTGATCGTGGCCAGCGCAAGCGAGCGCAGCGACGAACCGCTGCTCGGCGCGATGGATTCGGGTGAGGGACCGTCTTCGCGGCGCACCAGCGGTTCTTCGCGGCGCGTTTCCCCGAGCAAGGCGCCCAGCCCCCGCCCCAACCGGCGCGGCTTGTCGTCCGACTTGGTTTGTGCTGCCAGATCAGCGGTTTGCGCGGTATTTTCGGTCATGCGGCCTGTCTTTCTGCGGGAAATCGTCCGATCAGCTCGCGCGCCAAGGACATATAGGCGCGGCTGCCGGTGCAGTGCTGGTCATAGATCAGCGCGGGGAGCCCGTGGCTCGGCGCTTCGGAGAGGCGGACATTGCGCGGGATGACGGTGTCGAACACCAGCTTGCCGAGGCAATCGCGAACATCATCCGACACCTGATCGGTCAGCCGGTTGCGGCGATCATACATGGTCAGCGCGATGCCGATAATCCCGAGTTCGGGATTGAACCTCTGCTGCACCTGATCGACGGTCTGCAGCAGTTGCGAAAGCCCCTCAAGCGCGAAGAACTCGCACTGCAAGGGAACCAGCAAGGTATCGGCAGCGCACAGCGCATTGAGCGTCAGCAAGCCCAGCGACGGCGGGCAATCGATGAAACAGATGTCATGCCCCGTGTGCGCCGACAAAGCCTTGTCCAGACGGTGCGTGCGCCCTTCGACCGATACCAGTTCGATCTCCGCGCCCGAAAGATCGACCGTGGCCGGGATCAGGTCGAGCCGCGGGATCGCAGTCGGCACGATCGCACTGTCGAGCGTAACCTCGTCGACCAGCAGATCGTAGCTCGAAACTTCGCGCGATGCTGCATGCACACCCAGCCCGGTCGAGGCATTGCCCTGCGGATCGAGATCGATCAGCAAGGTGCGCCATCCGGTCGCGGCCATCGCCGTTGCGATATTGATCGCGGTCGTGGTCTTCCCCACCCCGCCCTTCTGATTGGCAATCGCGATGATGAACATGGCAGATCCTGTCCTTTTCGCGCGTCGGCGCGGTGTTCGCGTGTCAGGCTTTCACGATGATCCCGGCATCGGGATCGGTCAAGGAATGTTTCACGTGAAACATTGCCCGCAACGAAGGCTTGAGCGATTCAAGTTCCTGCGCCGCCGACCGCCCCTTGGGCAAGACATAGGTGGTCGCCTTTGTGGAGAATGGTGCGGATAGTTCGAGCAGCTTGGGCAACGGCGCAAAGGCGCGTGCCGAAATGGCGCGGGCGGTAAACGGCGTGACGCGTTCAAGCCGCTGTGCTTCGACCCGGCATTTGGCCAGACCCAGCGCTGCGATAACCCGCTCCAGAAATTCGGCGCGGCGCGCACGCGATTCGACCAGCACGACGGGCATATTGGGCGCTATCGCCGCGATGACCATGCCGGGAAAGCCGGGGCCACTGCCCAAGTCAAGCCACGGCCCCGAAGCACTTGGCCCCAATGTTTCACGTGAAACATTTTCGATCAGCTGCGCCGAATCGGCAATATGGCGCTGCCATAGGTGCGGCTCCGTCGCCTTGGCGATGAGGTTCTGCCGGGCGTTCTCATCGAGCACCATCTCGGCAAACTGTTCGAGCCGCGCCATGCCGGCAGAGTCAGTCAGGCCCGCAACATAGGTCCGGGCCTCGGTTTCCGTGGCAATCATCCGGTGCGCGCTCATGCGGCCGTCCTCCGGCGCGCGTGAACCAAGAGCGCGGAAAGCGCCGCAGGGGTGACCCCGGGAACACGTCCTGCCGCAGCCAGCGTGCCCGGCGCGGCGGTGCTCAAACGCTCTACCATCTCGTTCGACAATCCGGGAACCTCGGCATAGGGAAAGTCCGCTGGCAATGGCAGCGCCTCGCTCGCGCGCAGATCGCGCAGCTCCGCATCCTGCCGTGCCAGATAGGGGGCGTAGGCGGCATCCTCCGCCATCTCTACGGCCAACAGCGGATCGCGCGCTGTCAGGTCACCAAGCCAAGGCTGCAAAGCCTGCGGCGTGACCCCATCAAACCGCAGCCACTCCGCAATCGACTTTTCACCATGATCGCGCCGCACCGGAAGGCCCGCGTCGGCAAGTTCGCGCGCGTGGATCGTCTCCGAATGTTTCACGTGAAACATTTCGCGCATATTTTCCCGCCGCTCCCACCATTCGCGCCGGCGCGTGCCGACACAGCCCGCTGCGATCCCCAACCCCGTCAGCCGCGTCGCGGCGTTGTTGGCACGCAGTCGCAGCCGATATTCGGCGCGCGCGGTGAGCATGCGATAAGGTTCGGACACCCCCTGCAAGGTGAGGTCGTCGAGCATCACCGCAATATAGGAATTGGCGCGGTCAAGTTGCGGCGCGCTTCTGCCCAGCGCCGCAGCGGCCGCTTCAAGCCCTGCGACAAGCCCTTGCGCAGCCGCCTCCTCATACCCTGTGGTGCCGTTGATCTGGCCAGCACAATAGAGGCCCGGGATGGCGCGGACCTGCAAATCGGTCGTCAACGCGCGCGGATCGATATGGTCATATTCGACCGCGTAGCCGGGCTGCACGATGTCGACACGCGCGCAGCCAGGCATCGTGCGCACCACGGTTTCCTGGACATCGACGGGCAGCGAAGTGCTGATCCCGTTGGGATAGACGACGTGGCTGTCCAGCCCTTCGGGTTCCAGGAAGACCTGATGCCCCTCGCGGTCACCGAAGCGGTGGATCTTGTCCTCGATCGAAGGGCAGTAGCGCGGCCCTGCCGCAGCAATCGCGCCGGAGAAAAGCGGCGAACGATGGAGGTTCGCCCGGATTGCATCATGCCCCGCATGGGTGGTGCGCGTGATCGCGCAGAACACCTGCGGATTGATCCGCTCGGGCGTAAGCGGCGACATCGTCCAGCGCTCGCCATCCGAGGGTTGTTCTTCGAGCACCGCCCAATCAATCGTTCGTCCGTCGAGCCGCGGCGGTGTCCCGGTTTTCAGCCGCGCCATCGGCAAGGCGGCATCACGCAGCTGGGCAGCCAGCCGCTGCGCGGCGTTCTCGCCGATCCGCCCGCCTTCGAAGCGTTCCTCGCCCCTGAACAGAACCCCGCCAAGAAACGTGCCCGTGCACAGCACCACGCGCGGCGCGGCAAGGATCGTGCCGTCCGCGAGCTCAAGCCCCGCGACCGCTCCGCCCTGCAACACCAAGGCTGCGGCTTCACCTTCGATCAGCGCAAGATTGCGTTGGCTGCGAACGGCATTCTGCACCGATGCCTTGAACCGCTTGCGGTCGGCCTGCACGCGGGGGCCCCATACCGCGCTGCCTTTGGAGCGGTTGAGCATGCGGTAATGGATCGCCCCGGCATCGGCAGCGCGGCCAATCACGCCGTCGAGCGCATCCACCTCGCGCACCAGGTGGCCTTTCCCCAATCCGCCGATCGCAGGGTTGCAGCTCATCGCGCCGATCGTTGCGATGTCGAAACTGACGAGCGCGGTGCGCGCGCCCATCCGGGCTGCGGCGCAGGCAGCCTCCACCCCGGCGTGACCGCCGCCAATAACCAGAACATCGAAGCTGTGCATGGCATGCAGATAGGCGTGAGAGGGGGAATGGTCAAAGATGTTTCGGTGAAGCGCCCTTGGAGTCGTGCGGCATTCGTATCCCGAAATGTTTCACGTGAAACATTGCCACGCGGATTGGGCCAAAAATGTTTCACGTGAAACATTGGCAGCGATTTGGCCCAAATGTTTCACGTGAAACATTCAGCGCCCAAATCGCAGTGGCTACTTCCCGATGCAGAAGCGCCCGAACAGCGTGTCGAGCATGTCCTCGGTCGTCGCGCGGCCGATCAGCCGGTCGAAGCAGAGCCGTGCGCGGCGCAATTCTTCTGCAACCAGCAAGGCATCGGGTAGGCGACCCGCAGCTGCCAAAGCCGCCGCCGCTTCTGACAGGAGCGCGTGCTGACGGGCATTGAGTGCCGCCTCGCCCGGCTTGGGCAGACTGTTACGGGCCGCCCCGACCAAAGCCTCCTTGAGGGCGGCAATCCCTTCGCCGGTCGCTGCCGATACGGTAAACCTGGCCGAAGTCTTGGGGACAAACGCAGCGCTGTCGGATTGCGCCGCGATCTCCCACGCATCGCCCGGACCGGCGCCCTCTGCGCCGAGCCAAAGGACGGCATCGGCGCGGGCCACCGCGTCATGCGCGCGGTCGATCCCGATCGCCTCGATCGGGTCGGCGATCTCGCGCTCGCGCAAGCCTGCTGTATCGAGGAAGGTAAACGGCACCCCGGCGATTGCGACCGAGCGTTCGATCACATCGCGCGTCGTTCCGGCAATCGGCGACGTGATCGCCGCTTCGCTGTCGACCAGCGCGTTGAACAAGGTGGACTTGCCGGCATTGGGCGGCCCTGCGAGGACAACCCGGAACCCTTCGCCAAGTCGCTCGGCGCGCGGGCGCGCGAGCCACACCGCCAATGCGTCGCTGAGCGCGGCAATGTTCCACGTGAAACATTCAGGCAGATCTGCGGCGTCTTCCTCGTCCGAGAAATCGAGGACGGCTTCGATTTGCGCGGAAAGCGCGAGAACGGCGGCGCGCCATTCTTCGACCTGCCGCGACACCGCGCCGCCCACGGCCGCCAGTGCGGCGGCGCGTTGCCATTCGGTTTCGGCCGTCAGCAGGTCGCCCAGCCCCTCGGCTTCGGCGAGATCGATCCGGCCATTGGCAAAGGCCCGCTGGGTAAATTCGCCCGCTTCTGCACGGCGCAGCCCGGTGCATCCGGCAAGCGCAGCTTCGACCGCCGCAATCACCGCGCGGCCGCCGTGACAATGCAACTCTGCCAGATCCTCTCCCGTCGCCGTGTTCGGCCCCGGAAACCACAGGATCAGCGCCTCATCCAGCAAGGCGCCATCGGCCCTGCGCAACCGTGCAAGCGAGGCGCGGCGCGGTTCGGGCACCCGGCCCGCCAACGTCATCAGCGCTCCGCGCGCATCGGGCCCGGAAATGCGGATCACCCCGACGCCCGCGGGCGGCGCACCGCTCGACAGGGCAAAGATCGTGCGCGGCGGGTTCACCGGTTCAATCGGTAGCTCTGGAACCGGAGCCCGTCTTCATCCCGGCATCGACGAAATTCTGGAACAGCTTCAGCCCCACCTGCCCCATCGGGGCGAGCGCTGCGGCATATTGCTGCAACTGGTCCGGGCTGGAAACGCCCTGCATCGCCTTCGCCAGCGTGTCGACATAGACATTGTTCGCCGCACTGACATCGGGCAACCCCATGAAGCTGCGCGCTTCCTCGGGCGTGCAGTCGACTTCGATCGTGATCTTCATGGTGCGGCGCTCCTGTCAGCCCTGGCGGCTCCCCTCATTTGCGCTTGGCACACCGCCAAGGCAAGCGATAGAGCATAGGCTTGCCCCCCAGCGGAAAGAGAGACAAGCGATGAGCCTCAACCACACGATCACCACGCTCGAAGGCGACGCCAGCTTCGGCGCCTACGTCGCGAAGCCGCAAGGTAGCCCTCGCGGCGCGATCATCGTTATCCAGGAAATCTTCGGGGTGAATCCAGGCATCCGCCAGAAATGCGACAAGCTGGCCGCCGATGGCTATCTGGCAGTCGCGCCCGATCTGTTCTGGCGATTGGAGCCGGGGATCAGCCTCGATCCCGACATTGAAACCGAGTTCCAGCAGGCTCTCGACTGGATGGGCAAGTTCGATCAGGATGCGGGCATCCGCGATATCGAGGCGACCATTCACCACATCCGCCGCACGCACGGCGTCGCCAAGGTCGGCAGCGTGGGTTACTGCCTCGGCGGCCGACTCGCCTTTATGACCGCATCGCGCACCGATATCGATGCGAGCGTCGGCTATTACGGGGTCGGAATCGACGGCCTGCTTGGGGAGAAGCATGCGATCGCGCACCCGCTGATGCTGCACATTCCCACTGCCGACGGGTTTGTTTCACGTGAAACACAGGCCGCGATGCACGAAGGGCTGGACGATCATCCCAAGGTGACGCTCCACGATTATGAAGGGCTCGACCACGGTTTTGCGACCGAGCATGGCAAGCGCCGCAACGAGGAAGCGGCCAATCTCGCCGACAGCCGCACCGCAGCCTTCTTTGCCGAGCATATCGGCTGACACGCGGAGACACGCTCATGACGACCGCCCATGCCGGAATTGCCCGGTGGCACGCCTATATGCAGCAGGGGGGCGACCCCGAATTGCTCGCCGCGCTGCTAGCCGAGGACGCGGTGTTCCACTCACCTGTGGTGCACACACCGCAGGCGGGAAAGGCGATCGTGATGGCCTATCTCGTCGCGGCGGCAAAGGTTCTGGGCAACGACCGGTTCCGCTATGTGCGCGAACTGATCGACGGGGATGAGGCGATGCTCGAATTCGTTACCGAGATCGACGGGATTGCGATCAACGGGGTCGATATCATCCACTTCGATGGCGACGGACGGATTGCCGATTTCAAGGTGATGGTGCGTCCGCTGAAGGCAATCAACAAGGTCTGGGAGACAATGGCGGCGCAGCTTCAGTCAGCAACGGCAAAGCCGGCGTAGCGACCGCCTCGGTCACCGGCCGGATCAGATCGGGGCCGAGGAAATCGAGGATCGCATTCTGCACCGAATGCGGCACATCCCCGCCCGCCGCCTCGGTGATCTGTGCGAACATCCGCGGAATATTGCGCCCGTCGAAAAACCGCATCCGCCAAGCGGCAAACGCCGCGCGCTCGGTTGGCCGGTCGTCGATCATTTCGATCTGGCGGTGCCGCGGATCGCGGCGGATGCTTTCGAATGCGGCGGTGAGCTTCAAAGCCTCGCCTTCGAGCACCTGGAATATCCGCTCGTCGATCCGCAGCATAAAACCGCACAGTCCGCGCGTTTCGTTGGCGGCACGGATCAAGTATACGAGCCGAAACATCTCCACCCGGTCGAGATCGGGCGCCGCGAGGCTCTGATAGATGATTCTGCGCATGGCAGGCCCCCTTGCTGAT is drawn from Erythrobacter neustonensis and contains these coding sequences:
- a CDS encoding DUF815 domain-containing protein; the protein is MDGAALERIAAALERLAPPLPPPTDWHGAPAYVWEGETARAIPVLDALPLDALHGIDAQKVALRNNCARLARSAAAHDVLLWGARGMGKSALVRACVADIQRDTEALALVQLAPGTLTSFPALIAKLAPQDRAFLLFIDDLGFGADGRAEMLALRSLLDGGIAPRPSHIRLVVTANRRGIVEREDTSAAIHERDERDDALALADRFGLTLGFHPADKDTYLAIIAGLLRPLGLDFSAEEAMAFAIQRGNRSGRTALQFATEIAGRAGQPIS
- a CDS encoding PQQ-dependent sugar dehydrogenase: MALFRKIAIALVVVLVIAGGAFWYFSRGDTAELSVEEVAGTDPVLREGNPQTIPTIQIAEPVGWQPNEAPTAAEGLEVVRFAEGLSHPRTLFALPNGDILVSLTGAPKTEKPAAGIFQKIRNWVEGLLMAQAGAKGGSPNQIVLLRDADGNGSAEVKQVILEGLDSPSGLAWKDGTLFVANHNAVLAYNYALGAERATGTPRKLMDLAPGGGHWMRNLELSPDGTRLYVAVGSVSNIGDAGMAVEEGRAMIWEYDLAKGRARQFGAGLRNPNGLDFSPWSGELWTTVNERDMLGSDLVPDYLTNVPVGAQYGWPWVYYKTNRDRRVDAPMPRFLMEYVRNPEYALGPHVAALGMVFSKEGDRMGPNFAGGAFIAQHGSWNRKPPSGYNVVFVDFDDRGNPVGKPKPVLTGFLKADGTTRGRPTWVEWAGDGALLVSDDTAGIIWRVRSPSAAPAAAIAALTGKSLPPSELRDPRAEFEADYLRKQAGQRVN
- a CDS encoding GAF domain-containing protein, whose amino-acid sequence is MYDFKPDAAQPTAERYRDLVVAADALTAGEPDAVANMANVAALLWEFLPDLNWAGFYRIAPAKTGGAKELVLGPFVGRPACIRIPLGKGVCGTAAESRETQLVTDVHAFPGHIACDAASASELVVPVTDADGAVIAVIDLDSPTPARFTEEDAAGIEALAAMLSARIQAFPKRDSDDARLG
- a CDS encoding ParB/RepB/Spo0J family partition protein, producing MTENTAQTADLAAQTKSDDKPRRLGRGLGALLGETRREEPLVRREDGPSPESIAPSSGSSLRSLALATIKPLPGNPRKYFDEAALEELAASIASRGVIQPIIVRPHPGGNGFELVAGERRWRAAQKARLHEIPALVRDLTDREVMALALIENLQREDLSPVEEARAYHRLSEQEGMIQVDIAKMVEKSRSHVANMMRLMTLPDQVLDLVDQGSLTIGHARALIGRNDARDLAAVAVAEGLSVRDIETLARKTSKRAEEDPAPAPYQTAESADILAVQQHLEEFLGLSVRIKPEVDPRKGTITIRYTTLDQLDLVCQRLTGDEI
- a CDS encoding ParA family protein codes for the protein MFIIAIANQKGGVGKTTTAINIATAMAATGWRTLLIDLDPQGNASTGLGVHAASREVSSYDLLVDEVTLDSAIVPTAIPRLDLIPATVDLSGAEIELVSVEGRTHRLDKALSAHTGHDICFIDCPPSLGLLTLNALCAADTLLVPLQCEFFALEGLSQLLQTVDQVQQRFNPELGIIGIALTMYDRRNRLTDQVSDDVRDCLGKLVFDTVIPRNVRLSEAPSHGLPALIYDQHCTGSRAYMSLARELIGRFPAERQAA
- the rsmG gene encoding 16S rRNA (guanine(527)-N(7))-methyltransferase RsmG codes for the protein MSAHRMIATETEARTYVAGLTDSAGMARLEQFAEMVLDENARQNLIAKATEPHLWQRHIADSAQLIENVSRETLGPSASGPWLDLGSGPGFPGMVIAAIAPNMPVVLVESRARRAEFLERVIAALGLAKCRVEAQRLERVTPFTARAISARAFAPLPKLLELSAPFSTKATTYVLPKGRSAAQELESLKPSLRAMFHVKHSLTDPDAGIIVKA
- the mnmG gene encoding tRNA uridine-5-carboxymethylaminomethyl(34) synthesis enzyme MnmG: MHSFDVLVIGGGHAGVEAACAAARMGARTALVSFDIATIGAMSCNPAIGGLGKGHLVREVDALDGVIGRAADAGAIHYRMLNRSKGSAVWGPRVQADRKRFKASVQNAVRSQRNLALIEGEAAALVLQGGAVAGLELADGTILAAPRVVLCTGTFLGGVLFRGEERFEGGRIGENAAQRLAAQLRDAALPMARLKTGTPPRLDGRTIDWAVLEEQPSDGERWTMSPLTPERINPQVFCAITRTTHAGHDAIRANLHRSPLFSGAIAAAGPRYCPSIEDKIHRFGDREGHQVFLEPEGLDSHVVYPNGISTSLPVDVQETVVRTMPGCARVDIVQPGYAVEYDHIDPRALTTDLQVRAIPGLYCAGQINGTTGYEEAAAQGLVAGLEAAAAALGRSAPQLDRANSYIAVMLDDLTLQGVSEPYRMLTARAEYRLRLRANNAATRLTGLGIAAGCVGTRRREWWERRENMREMFHVKHSETIHARELADAGLPVRRDHGEKSIAEWLRFDGVTPQALQPWLGDLTARDPLLAVEMAEDAAYAPYLARQDAELRDLRASEALPLPADFPYAEVPGLSNEMVERLSTAAPGTLAAAGRVPGVTPAALSALLVHARRRTAA
- the mnmE gene encoding tRNA uridine-5-carboxymethylaminomethyl(34) synthesis GTPase MnmE; the encoded protein is MNPPRTIFALSSGAPPAGVGVIRISGPDARGALMTLAGRVPEPRRASLARLRRADGALLDEALILWFPGPNTATGEDLAELHCHGGRAVIAAVEAALAGCTGLRRAEAGEFTQRAFANGRIDLAEAEGLGDLLTAETEWQRAAALAAVGGAVSRQVEEWRAAVLALSAQIEAVLDFSDEEDAADLPECFTWNIAALSDALAVWLARPRAERLGEGFRVVLAGPPNAGKSTLFNALVDSEAAITSPIAGTTRDVIERSVAIAGVPFTFLDTAGLREREIADPIEAIGIDRAHDAVARADAVLWLGAEGAGPGDAWEIAAQSDSAAFVPKTSARFTVSAATGEGIAALKEALVGAARNSLPKPGEAALNARQHALLSEAAAALAAAGRLPDALLVAEELRRARLCFDRLIGRATTEDMLDTLFGRFCIGK
- a CDS encoding DUF6489 family protein — encoded protein: MKITIEVDCTPEEARSFMGLPDVSAANNVYVDTLAKAMQGVSSPDQLQQYAAALAPMGQVGLKLFQNFVDAGMKTGSGSRATD